In the genome of Acidimicrobiales bacterium, one region contains:
- a CDS encoding ABC transporter substrate-binding protein, translating to MTWATTKFLAILMAVAMVAAACGGGDSSEGDGSASGDDATTDGDSSSDGGDDGSSGDGSSDSSDDGGGEPAGPPAETNGFDGETIKLGYLIDQTASLSTIGAGLLAGAQAYWDSVNAAGGVAGQYRVELVPGDTQDQEGATVQEYQRIKNDVVMIAEVLSTPPTQALLEFLEEDNILATPGSLSYSWTAEPQLVPNGTPYEFEMINLADWYVNESGLAQADDVYCVVHFDDKYGQDTVRGVEHAATELGIDLAVTTTISRGATSFTAAISELEDCTVVFAITVVFEQLGLMTEADALGFDPVWLGALPSYLNLFAISNPGFFENFYVALDTPGFDRTDVPGMAEFLDVWAEYGSGNPDTFRLSGYFQTISVHALLEKAVELGDLSREGMAEALAQLGEVDVMGLADNYVYGTPENRVPASASRISVFDQASPPNFLRELAIVDSPLTETFSPS from the coding sequence ATGACGTGGGCGACGACGAAGTTCCTGGCGATTCTCATGGCGGTGGCGATGGTCGCTGCAGCCTGCGGCGGGGGCGACTCCAGCGAAGGCGACGGATCCGCGTCGGGTGACGACGCAACGACCGACGGCGATTCCTCCAGCGACGGCGGCGACGACGGATCATCGGGCGACGGTTCGTCCGACTCCTCCGACGACGGAGGCGGCGAGCCCGCCGGACCCCCGGCCGAGACCAACGGCTTCGACGGCGAGACGATCAAGCTCGGCTACCTGATCGACCAGACAGCGAGCTTGTCCACGATCGGCGCAGGTCTGCTCGCCGGCGCCCAGGCCTACTGGGACTCCGTGAACGCAGCGGGCGGAGTCGCCGGCCAGTACCGCGTGGAACTGGTGCCGGGCGACACCCAGGACCAGGAGGGCGCCACGGTCCAGGAGTACCAGCGCATCAAGAACGACGTGGTCATGATCGCCGAGGTCCTGTCGACACCGCCCACGCAGGCGCTGCTCGAGTTCCTCGAGGAGGACAACATCCTCGCGACGCCCGGGTCGCTGAGCTACTCATGGACCGCCGAACCCCAGCTCGTACCCAACGGCACGCCCTACGAGTTCGAGATGATCAACCTCGCCGACTGGTACGTGAACGAGTCGGGACTCGCGCAGGCCGACGACGTGTACTGCGTCGTCCACTTCGACGACAAGTACGGTCAGGACACGGTCCGCGGCGTCGAGCACGCCGCCACCGAACTCGGTATCGACCTGGCCGTCACGACCACCATCAGCCGGGGCGCCACGAGCTTCACCGCGGCGATCTCCGAGCTCGAGGACTGCACGGTTGTCTTCGCGATCACCGTCGTGTTCGAACAACTCGGCCTGATGACCGAAGCCGATGCGCTCGGCTTCGATCCCGTGTGGCTCGGGGCGCTGCCGAGCTACCTGAACCTCTTCGCCATCTCGAACCCGGGCTTCTTCGAGAATTTCTACGTCGCGCTGGACACCCCCGGTTTCGACCGCACCGACGTCCCCGGCATGGCCGAGTTCCTCGACGTCTGGGCCGAGTACGGCAGCGGCAACCCGGACACGTTCCGCCTGTCGGGGTACTTCCAGACGATCTCGGTCCACGCCCTGCTGGAGAAGGCCGTCGAACTCGGCGATCTCTCCCGCGAGGGTATGGCCGAGGCGCTCGCCCAACTCGGCGAGGTCGATGTCATGGGTCTGGCCGACAACTACGTCTACGGCACGCCCGAGAACCGGGTGCCGGCTTCCGCGAGCCGGATCTCGGTGTTCGACCAGGCATCACCACCGAACTTCCTGCGGGAACTGGCCATCGTGGACTCGCCGCTCACGGAGACGTTCTCACCCTCGTGA
- a CDS encoding lysylphosphatidylglycerol synthase transmembrane domain-containing protein, whose amino-acid sequence MNTKRFLGLVLRIGSSVALLIFLFARLDNVSLSEILPDWDAGTPFWLLGALSLTMASFVLASMRWMRVLRALGLRETTPRLFSHYMAGQFVSNFVPTTVGGDVLRISRLTRDTGNGPASFTSVVFERLSGWLVLPVFTFAGLLVNSGLRDLGAATRVAAILAALTISALTIIILAVGNPITGRFLTRFSGWARFAQALHIGLDAFRRNPGEAYRLVGVSFAYQGVLLLAAFLAARAIGIDEVGITALMAFYPAVLIIQVLPLGLGGLGIRETAMVFFLSRLDVPDERAIGFGLLLGVLIFVCSIVGFPALILGGRPRDRRLTDLIDDGPLAHLAGANGRGNGGPTAPGKADDDQSPSEDGDADSTGGR is encoded by the coding sequence GTGAACACCAAGCGATTCCTCGGTCTCGTCCTGCGTATCGGCAGCAGCGTGGCTCTGCTCATCTTTCTGTTCGCGCGCCTCGACAACGTCAGCCTGTCGGAGATCCTGCCCGACTGGGACGCCGGCACGCCGTTCTGGCTACTCGGGGCGCTGTCACTGACCATGGCGTCGTTCGTCCTCGCGTCGATGCGATGGATGCGGGTCCTCAGGGCGCTGGGACTGCGCGAGACGACGCCCCGGCTCTTCTCGCACTACATGGCGGGCCAGTTCGTCTCCAACTTCGTCCCGACGACCGTGGGCGGAGACGTTCTTCGGATCAGCCGGCTCACCCGGGACACGGGCAACGGTCCGGCCAGTTTCACCTCGGTCGTGTTCGAACGGCTCTCCGGCTGGTTGGTCCTGCCGGTCTTCACGTTCGCAGGGCTGCTGGTCAACTCCGGTCTGCGTGACCTGGGCGCGGCCACCCGGGTGGCCGCGATCCTTGCGGCCCTGACCATCAGCGCCCTGACGATCATCATTCTCGCCGTCGGCAATCCGATCACCGGGCGCTTCCTCACGCGGTTCTCGGGGTGGGCCCGCTTCGCCCAGGCGCTGCACATCGGCCTCGACGCGTTCCGCCGCAATCCGGGCGAGGCCTACCGCCTCGTCGGGGTGTCCTTCGCGTACCAGGGCGTCCTGCTGCTCGCCGCGTTCCTGGCGGCGCGCGCGATCGGCATCGACGAGGTGGGCATCACCGCACTCATGGCCTTCTACCCGGCGGTGCTGATCATCCAGGTGCTCCCCCTCGGCCTGGGCGGCCTCGGGATCCGTGAGACGGCGATGGTCTTCTTCCTGAGCCGACTCGACGTGCCTGACGAACGGGCGATCGGCTTCGGACTGCTGCTCGGGGTGCTGATCTTCGTGTGCAGCATCGTCGGCTTCCCCGCGCTGATCCTCGGCGGCCGACCGAGGGATCGACGCCTGACCGACCTCATCGACGACGGCCCACTCGCCCACCTCGCCGGAGCCAACGGCCGCGGCAACGGTGGGCCGACCGCACCCGGGAAAGCCGACGACGACCAGAGCCCCTCCGAGGACGGCGACGCCGACAGCACGGGCGGCCGCTGA
- a CDS encoding phosphatase PAP2 family protein → MARQVGTVAGAVALAREHQPLRDRLRLRWWRELLIIGTFYAVYSFIRNQFGSAAVDWTVAYENARAIIDVERAIGLYHEARIQSWFLGWDGFLRFWNVFYGLFHFAVTALVLIFLYTRDPVAYPRWRTIGLVTTAMALIGFALFPLMPPRLLPDCGLYGACLQGTGFVDTVTDIGGIWSFDSGAGEKLSNQYAAMPSMHFGWAAWSFLALYPRLERPVAKAAIAIYPWLTMFAIIVTANHYWIDALGGAIALGIGWVVGSAIHRDRAVLRR, encoded by the coding sequence ATGGCGCGCCAGGTGGGCACGGTCGCCGGTGCCGTCGCCCTGGCACGCGAACACCAGCCACTGCGGGACCGACTCCGCCTGCGGTGGTGGCGCGAACTGCTCATCATCGGCACCTTCTACGCCGTCTACTCGTTCATCCGCAACCAGTTCGGCTCAGCGGCGGTCGACTGGACCGTCGCCTACGAGAACGCCCGGGCGATCATCGACGTGGAGCGGGCCATCGGCCTGTACCACGAGGCCCGCATCCAGAGTTGGTTCCTAGGCTGGGACGGATTCCTACGGTTCTGGAACGTCTTCTACGGACTGTTCCACTTCGCCGTGACCGCGCTCGTGTTGATCTTCCTGTACACCCGCGATCCGGTCGCCTACCCGAGGTGGCGCACGATCGGACTCGTGACCACGGCCATGGCGCTCATCGGTTTCGCACTGTTCCCCCTCATGCCGCCGCGCCTGCTGCCCGACTGCGGTCTCTACGGCGCCTGCCTCCAAGGCACGGGTTTCGTGGACACCGTCACCGACATCGGTGGGATCTGGTCATTCGACAGCGGTGCGGGCGAGAAGCTCTCCAACCAGTACGCCGCCATGCCGAGCATGCACTTCGGATGGGCCGCGTGGTCGTTCCTTGCGCTGTACCCGAGGCTCGAGCGACCGGTGGCCAAGGCGGCGATCGCGATCTACCCGTGGCTGACCATGTTCGCGATCATCGTGACCGCCAACCACTACTGGATCGACGCCCTCGGCGGAGCGATCGCGCTGGGGATCGGCTGGGTTGTCGGCTCGGCGATCCACCGGGACCGGGCGGTACTTCGCCGCTAG
- a CDS encoding MarR family winged helix-turn-helix transcriptional regulator, translated as MADSETTIPEETIEAFLVRIARRASDPRVVRRLNERAGVEFDRSSWTLLLRISEHEPVRLSVVADVIGIDTSTASRQVSPLIAGGMVRRSPDPADGRALLHELTDAGRVVLGRMTTAWRSWIEEILDPFDVTERSDLASLLKRLAASIEEVDRREEAGRSNGT; from the coding sequence GTGGCGGATTCGGAGACGACCATTCCCGAGGAGACGATCGAGGCCTTCCTCGTGCGCATCGCCCGCCGGGCGAGTGACCCTCGGGTGGTCCGCAGGCTCAACGAGCGCGCGGGCGTCGAGTTCGATCGCAGCAGCTGGACCTTGTTGCTGAGGATCTCCGAGCACGAGCCGGTCCGGCTCTCGGTCGTGGCCGACGTGATCGGGATCGACACGTCGACCGCGAGCCGGCAGGTGTCACCGCTGATCGCGGGGGGAATGGTCCGGCGCTCGCCCGACCCCGCTGACGGCCGAGCCCTCCTGCACGAGCTGACCGACGCTGGCCGGGTGGTGCTCGGTCGGATGACGACGGCATGGCGGAGCTGGATCGAGGAGATCCTCGATCCCTTCGACGTCACCGAGCGCAGTGATCTCGCCTCCCTGCTGAAGCGGCTCGCTGCATCGATCGAGGAGGTCGATCGCCGCGAGGAGGCGGGTCGGAGCAACGGGACCTAG
- a CDS encoding DHA2 family efflux MFS transporter permease subunit: protein MRRSVPYRWVAMSVVLIGSFMVILDITIVNLALPAVRDDLGGSLNVEWIVTSYAVAVGVTQTTSGWVGDRYGRRSAFIAALGAFTIGSALCAVAPSIEMLIAARVVQGVGGGLLMPIAMAMVYELFEPEERGTAMGILGIAVMAAPAIGPVLGGAVVSSVGWRWVFLINVPVGLIGVPLAIRLLRETGFREHRPFDARGLGFVTIGLAALLIGFQEGGQWGWGSTTTMAVLAIATGALVIFVLHSMHSPAPLVEIRLFANPIFAIAMGVTALAVVGQFGRLVYIPLQLGTTRDIDALHIGLVMMPSALGMAMMLPVGGRLADRIGSRVPFTVGIAILAASFWPLSPLSVDTPLVTIAGLLFVGGLGAGLALMTPVVIAMNSVRASQVAQASGLSSAARQVSAGLGTAILAAVFAASVPDGEDLSDPLVVDDAIAAYNGVFRVAMVILAVGFVAGFALPGRRRTHELQAERRAESTHEHHALLAD, encoded by the coding sequence GTGAGACGCTCCGTGCCCTATCGGTGGGTCGCCATGAGCGTGGTGCTCATCGGCTCGTTCATGGTCATCCTCGACATCACGATCGTGAACCTCGCTCTTCCAGCGGTGAGGGACGACCTCGGTGGCTCGCTGAACGTGGAGTGGATCGTCACCTCCTATGCGGTGGCCGTCGGGGTGACACAGACCACGAGCGGCTGGGTGGGCGATCGCTACGGGCGGCGCTCGGCGTTCATCGCGGCGCTCGGGGCGTTCACGATCGGTTCGGCGCTGTGTGCGGTGGCCCCGTCCATCGAGATGCTCATCGCCGCACGAGTCGTGCAGGGTGTCGGCGGTGGACTTCTCATGCCGATCGCCATGGCGATGGTCTACGAACTGTTCGAACCCGAGGAGCGCGGTACTGCGATGGGCATCCTCGGCATCGCCGTCATGGCCGCGCCTGCGATCGGACCTGTCCTGGGCGGCGCGGTGGTCTCGTCGGTCGGATGGCGATGGGTGTTCCTCATCAACGTCCCGGTCGGGCTGATCGGTGTCCCACTCGCGATCCGGTTGCTCCGTGAGACGGGCTTCCGCGAACACCGACCCTTCGACGCGCGCGGGCTCGGTTTCGTGACGATCGGCCTGGCCGCCCTGCTCATCGGATTCCAGGAAGGGGGCCAGTGGGGTTGGGGCTCGACCACGACGATGGCGGTCCTCGCAATTGCCACCGGCGCTCTGGTCATCTTCGTGCTGCACTCGATGCACAGCCCCGCGCCACTGGTCGAGATCCGCCTCTTCGCGAACCCGATCTTCGCCATCGCGATGGGAGTGACCGCTCTCGCCGTCGTCGGGCAATTCGGGCGACTCGTCTACATTCCTCTCCAGCTCGGCACCACCCGCGACATCGACGCGCTGCACATCGGCCTCGTGATGATGCCCTCGGCACTCGGGATGGCGATGATGTTGCCCGTGGGCGGGCGCCTCGCCGACCGCATCGGGAGTCGGGTCCCGTTCACGGTGGGGATCGCCATCCTCGCCGCGTCGTTCTGGCCCCTCAGCCCTCTCTCCGTCGACACGCCGCTGGTCACCATCGCCGGTCTTCTCTTCGTGGGAGGGTTGGGCGCTGGGCTCGCCCTGATGACGCCCGTCGTCATTGCGATGAACTCCGTGCGCGCGTCCCAGGTCGCCCAGGCCTCGGGGCTGTCGTCGGCCGCCCGGCAGGTCAGCGCGGGACTCGGCACGGCCATCCTCGCCGCGGTCTTCGCTGCGAGTGTCCCCGATGGCGAGGACCTGAGCGACCCGCTCGTCGTCGATGACGCCATCGCCGCATACAACGGCGTGTTCCGTGTCGCCATGGTGATCCTCGCCGTCGGCTTCGTGGCCGGGTTCGCTCTGCCGGGGCGGCGACGAACACATGAGCTACAGGCCGAGCGCCGCGCCGAGTCCACCCACGAGCATCACGCTCTGCTGGCAGACTGA
- the dxs gene encoding 1-deoxy-D-xylulose-5-phosphate synthase gives MLLDRITGPADLRDLDIAELDALAAEIRAHIVDAVETHGGHLGSNLGIVELTLALHRVFDSPRDVILWDTGHQAYVHKIVTGRARGFESLRSADGISGYPSREESAHDWIENSHASTVLSYAHGLATAFAADPGQQDRRVVAVIGDGAMTGGMAFEGINNLGHSGRDVTIVLNDNGRSYAPTVSRLGESLARLRVNPRYVRQSDRIEKIIGELPVVGDQVERAIEATKAAVREMWEPTSFFENLGVRYTGPFDGHDIAGIEKAVRNAADIDGPVVVHVLTEKGRGYGPAENDPIKRMHDTSTAKPGSYTEAFTEAMVKLGEAHPELVAITAAMPDSTGLLPFAARFGDRCIDVGIAEQHAVTAAAGMAMGGLRPVVAVYSTFLTRAFDQVNLDVGLHRQPVIFCLDRAGVTGDDGPSHHGVLDMVLCTKVPGMTVMAPSSYQELQVMLADALEITSGPVVIRWPKTTARHVDDSQVGTGLKARRVLTGDDVCILAVGKMLEAAEEAAERLTARGRSVTVWDARIAKPLDPEMIADAARHRLVVTIEDGLRDGGVGSAMADAVAAQDEPGKPTCVRVLGVPATYIPHDKPDVILARLGLDADGIVETVDEWLVEP, from the coding sequence GTGCTTCTCGATCGCATCACGGGTCCCGCCGACCTCCGGGACCTCGACATCGCCGAACTCGACGCCCTTGCGGCAGAGATACGCGCCCACATCGTGGATGCGGTCGAGACCCATGGCGGACACCTCGGCTCCAATCTGGGCATCGTCGAGCTGACACTCGCCCTGCACCGCGTCTTCGACTCGCCGCGCGACGTGATCCTCTGGGACACCGGCCATCAGGCGTACGTGCACAAGATCGTGACCGGCCGCGCGCGGGGATTCGAATCGCTCCGCAGCGCCGACGGCATATCGGGCTACCCCTCGCGCGAGGAATCCGCCCACGACTGGATCGAGAACAGCCACGCCTCCACCGTCCTGTCCTACGCCCACGGTCTCGCCACCGCGTTCGCCGCCGACCCCGGCCAGCAGGACCGGCGCGTCGTCGCGGTGATCGGTGACGGGGCGATGACCGGTGGCATGGCCTTCGAGGGGATCAACAACCTCGGCCACTCCGGGCGGGACGTGACGATCGTCCTCAACGACAACGGACGCTCCTACGCACCCACGGTCTCGCGGCTGGGCGAGAGCCTCGCCCGCCTGCGGGTCAACCCTCGCTACGTGCGCCAGTCGGACCGCATCGAGAAGATCATCGGCGAGTTGCCCGTCGTGGGGGACCAGGTGGAACGCGCCATCGAGGCCACCAAGGCCGCCGTGCGCGAGATGTGGGAGCCCACATCGTTCTTCGAGAACCTCGGTGTGCGCTACACGGGCCCCTTCGACGGTCATGACATCGCCGGGATCGAAAAGGCCGTGCGCAACGCGGCCGACATCGACGGTCCCGTCGTCGTGCACGTGTTGACGGAGAAGGGCCGCGGCTACGGCCCCGCCGAGAACGACCCGATCAAGCGGATGCACGACACCAGCACCGCCAAGCCCGGCAGCTACACCGAGGCCTTCACCGAGGCCATGGTGAAGCTCGGCGAGGCCCATCCCGAGCTCGTCGCGATCACCGCCGCAATGCCGGACTCGACGGGCCTGTTGCCCTTCGCCGCCCGTTTCGGCGACCGCTGCATCGACGTCGGCATCGCCGAGCAACACGCCGTGACCGCCGCGGCCGGTATGGCGATGGGCGGCCTACGGCCGGTGGTCGCCGTCTACTCGACCTTCCTCACCCGGGCGTTCGACCAGGTCAACCTCGACGTCGGGCTGCACCGCCAGCCGGTCATCTTCTGCCTCGACCGTGCCGGCGTGACCGGCGACGACGGCCCGTCGCACCACGGGGTGCTCGACATGGTGCTGTGCACGAAGGTCCCGGGGATGACCGTCATGGCGCCGTCGTCGTACCAGGAACTCCAGGTGATGCTCGCCGACGCGCTGGAGATCACGAGCGGCCCGGTGGTGATCCGCTGGCCCAAGACGACCGCACGCCACGTCGACGACAGCCAGGTCGGCACAGGCCTGAAAGCCCGCCGTGTGCTCACCGGCGACGACGTGTGCATCCTCGCCGTGGGCAAGATGCTCGAGGCGGCCGAGGAGGCAGCTGAGAGACTCACCGCGCGAGGCCGGTCGGTGACGGTCTGGGACGCACGCATCGCCAAGCCTCTGGACCCCGAGATGATCGCCGACGCGGCCCGCCACCGACTCGTCGTCACCATCGAGGACGGTCTACGCGACGGAGGCGTCGGCTCGGCGATGGCCGACGCCGTCGCCGCACAGGACGAACCGGGAAAGCCGACGTGCGTGCGGGTACTCGGCGTCCCCGCCACCTACATCCCCCACGACAAGCCCGATGTCATCCTCGCCAGGCTCGGACTGGATGCGGACGGCATCGTCGAGACCGTGGACGAGTGGCTCGTCGAGCCGTGA
- a CDS encoding NifU family protein, whose translation MADTQTPTTDEKAPLAISAEAAEKVLEIREAEDDADGLALRVEVTGMNGVDFTYDLAFEPVAGADDDDVVYESGGLTFIVPANSVEKLLGATLDLPSNPVQGGLVIRNPNRPDMLEGADLELTGSLEEKVNQLLHRHINPSLAAHGGFAELVKVDGTDVHLMMGGGCQGCAMSAATLREGISVMIAQALPEVTDVIDVTDHNAGETPYYS comes from the coding sequence ATGGCCGACACGCAGACCCCCACCACCGACGAGAAGGCGCCACTGGCCATCTCCGCCGAGGCTGCCGAGAAGGTCCTCGAGATCCGCGAGGCCGAGGACGACGCAGACGGTCTCGCCCTGCGAGTCGAGGTCACCGGCATGAACGGCGTGGACTTCACCTACGACCTCGCCTTCGAGCCGGTCGCCGGCGCCGATGACGACGACGTCGTCTACGAATCGGGTGGACTCACCTTCATCGTCCCCGCCAACAGCGTCGAGAAGCTCCTCGGAGCCACGCTGGACCTGCCATCGAACCCGGTGCAGGGCGGCCTCGTGATCCGCAACCCGAACCGCCCCGACATGTTGGAGGGCGCAGACCTCGAGCTGACCGGGTCGCTCGAGGAGAAGGTCAACCAGCTCCTGCACCGCCACATCAACCCTTCGTTGGCGGCACACGGCGGGTTCGCGGAACTGGTCAAGGTCGACGGCACCGATGTCCATCTCATGATGGGCGGAGGTTGCCAGGGTTGCGCCATGAGCGCGGCCACCCTGCGCGAGGGCATCTCGGTGATGATCGCCCAGGCGCTACCCGAGGTGACCGATGTGATCGATGTCACCGACCACAACGCCGGCGAGACGCCCTACTACTCCTGA
- a CDS encoding ABC-F family ATP-binding cassette domain-containing protein codes for MILVDLDGVCLARPGRPLFEDLSLTVSSGQRIGIVGLNGGGKSSLVGVIAGTVEPDGGTVRRGRGVRISSLDQDPRLSQGSVRTVVGDSWELEAVLDRLDLADRLDQPTSDLSGGEAKRVALAHCLVAESDLLLLDEPTNHLDLETVAWLGERLATYQGGLILVTHDRHLLDAVTNQVLELDRGQAHLHDGGYATYLLNRSERESQAARSESVRRNLVRRELAWLRRGAKARTSKSKARIDAANELMAAEPGSGPRESDIDWDLGTPRLGDKVVELHDVGFGFGDGAELFSGLELLIGPRERLGIVGPNGAGKTTLLELMARLREPTSGSIVHGTTVKLAYFDQTGAELDPDLRVREIVVGPDRDPTWRDTKLMEAFWFDDDAQFAQVRYLSGGERRRLQLLVALAQQPNVLLLDEPTNDLDLDTLRSLEDYLDVWPGALVVVSHDRAFLSRTVDDVIVLDGAGGAGRFPGGYEAWVQERLSRRARGKVGSRSTRGGTTGSGRSGSEVGRPAGGGDNAAGGGTTGSGRSGSEVGRSAGGGEDTAPRVSASTLRHRLKALEKEIVKLEKRRGELTGALEAAGTDHEALASAGAALGEVTTAIAEAEEEWLSVSGDLEDRR; via the coding sequence GTGATTCTCGTCGATCTGGATGGCGTCTGCCTCGCCCGCCCCGGCCGCCCGCTGTTCGAGGATCTGTCGTTGACCGTGTCGAGTGGTCAACGCATCGGCATCGTCGGGCTCAACGGGGGTGGGAAGTCCTCGCTCGTCGGTGTCATCGCCGGAACCGTCGAGCCCGACGGCGGCACGGTCCGGCGCGGTCGCGGGGTGCGCATCTCGAGCCTCGACCAGGATCCGCGTCTGTCGCAGGGCTCGGTGCGGACCGTGGTCGGGGACTCGTGGGAACTCGAGGCGGTCCTCGACCGGCTCGATCTCGCCGACCGGCTCGACCAGCCGACGTCCGACCTGTCCGGGGGCGAGGCCAAGCGTGTCGCTCTCGCGCATTGTCTCGTCGCGGAGTCGGATCTCCTCCTCCTCGACGAGCCGACGAACCACCTCGACCTGGAGACGGTGGCCTGGCTCGGTGAGCGCCTGGCCACCTACCAGGGCGGTCTCATCCTCGTCACCCACGACCGTCACCTCCTCGACGCCGTGACGAACCAGGTTCTCGAGCTCGACAGGGGTCAGGCGCACCTCCACGACGGCGGCTACGCGACGTATCTCCTCAACCGTTCCGAGAGGGAGAGCCAGGCGGCCCGGTCCGAGTCCGTGCGCCGCAACCTCGTGCGCCGTGAGCTCGCCTGGTTGCGGCGTGGCGCCAAGGCGCGGACGTCCAAGTCCAAGGCGCGCATCGACGCTGCCAACGAGCTGATGGCCGCCGAGCCCGGGTCCGGCCCCCGCGAGAGCGACATCGACTGGGACCTGGGCACGCCGCGCCTCGGTGACAAGGTGGTGGAACTCCACGATGTCGGCTTCGGGTTCGGGGACGGCGCGGAGCTGTTCAGCGGGCTGGAGCTGCTCATCGGCCCCCGTGAGCGCCTCGGCATCGTCGGTCCGAACGGGGCGGGGAAGACGACGCTGCTCGAGCTGATGGCCCGGCTCCGGGAGCCCACTTCGGGGTCGATCGTCCACGGCACGACCGTGAAGCTCGCCTACTTCGACCAGACGGGCGCCGAGCTGGACCCCGACCTTCGGGTGCGCGAGATCGTCGTCGGTCCCGACCGTGATCCGACGTGGCGTGACACGAAGCTCATGGAGGCGTTCTGGTTCGACGACGACGCCCAGTTCGCACAGGTGCGCTACCTCTCGGGCGGCGAGCGGCGTCGGCTGCAGCTGTTGGTGGCACTGGCGCAACAGCCCAACGTCCTGCTGCTCGACGAGCCGACGAACGATCTCGACCTGGACACCCTGCGTTCGCTCGAGGACTACCTCGACGTGTGGCCGGGGGCGCTGGTCGTCGTCAGTCACGACAGGGCGTTCCTGTCGCGCACCGTGGACGACGTGATCGTGCTCGACGGTGCCGGGGGAGCCGGTCGGTTCCCGGGCGGATACGAGGCATGGGTGCAGGAGCGACTCTCGCGCCGTGCCCGAGGCAAGGTCGGGTCGCGCTCCACCCGTGGCGGCACCACCGGCTCGGGACGGTCCGGGTCCGAGGTGGGACGGCCCGCCGGAGGCGGCGATAACGCAGCCGGAGGCGGCACCACCGGCTCGGGACGGTCCGGGTCCGAGGTGGGACGGTCCGCCGGAGGCGGCGAGGACACAGCACCACGTGTCTCCGCGTCGACCCTGCGCCACCGCCTCAAGGCGCTCGAGAAGGAGATCGTCAAGCTGGAGAAGCGTCGCGGTGAGCTGACGGGTGCACTCGAGGCGGCGGGAACCGACCACGAGGCCCTGGCGAGCGCCGGGGCGGCGCTCGGTGAGGTGACCACGGCGATCGCCGAAGCCGAGGAGGAGTGGCTGTCGGTGTCGGGGGACCTCGAGGACCGCCGGTAG
- a CDS encoding site-2 protease family protein: protein MGLNWSLVLIAGLISWNLATVLLPDAVDGYSDGAYWLVSLVAAVAFFASILAHELSHAIVAQRRGIEVGGITLWLLGGVAKLGSAPKKAGDEFRIAAAGPAMSLVVGAVSFGLAFGLDALGASPLLVAALGWLALINGVLAVFNLIPAAPLDGGRILSAALWHRHGDRSRALRSAASAGRFFGSLLMVGGVAQILFDAGFGWWTIAIGWFLRSAATAEARGADMAGLVESVSVGDTMSPFADSVEDWMTVDEALAAHPGEGSQSLAVYDFNRHFLGFVTTREMRRIPPPERPDTRVRDLARPLDSLLQVTSRRPLVTVISELRERDERHALVVDAGTISGLLTWSDIDAALRGETARVRP from the coding sequence GTGGGGCTCAACTGGAGCCTCGTCCTCATCGCGGGCCTGATCAGCTGGAATCTCGCGACCGTGCTCCTTCCCGACGCCGTCGACGGCTACTCCGACGGTGCCTACTGGCTCGTGTCGCTCGTCGCCGCCGTGGCGTTCTTCGCCTCGATCCTCGCCCATGAGCTCTCCCATGCCATCGTCGCACAGCGTCGCGGCATCGAAGTGGGCGGCATCACCCTGTGGCTACTCGGGGGGGTCGCGAAACTCGGCTCGGCTCCGAAGAAGGCGGGCGACGAGTTCCGCATCGCCGCCGCCGGACCCGCCATGAGTCTGGTCGTCGGTGCCGTCTCCTTCGGCCTCGCGTTCGGCCTCGACGCACTCGGCGCCAGTCCACTACTCGTCGCCGCCCTCGGCTGGCTGGCGCTCATCAACGGTGTTCTCGCAGTGTTCAACCTCATCCCTGCGGCACCCCTCGACGGCGGTCGGATCCTGTCGGCGGCGTTGTGGCACCGCCACGGTGACCGCTCCAGGGCGCTGCGGTCCGCAGCGTCGGCCGGCCGCTTCTTCGGGAGCCTGCTGATGGTCGGCGGGGTGGCTCAGATCCTCTTCGACGCCGGGTTCGGCTGGTGGACGATCGCCATCGGCTGGTTCCTGCGTAGCGCGGCGACAGCCGAGGCGAGGGGCGCCGACATGGCCGGCCTGGTCGAGTCGGTCTCCGTCGGGGACACGATGAGCCCGTTCGCCGATTCCGTCGAGGACTGGATGACGGTGGACGAGGCTCTCGCCGCCCATCCCGGCGAAGGCTCGCAGTCCCTGGCGGTCTACGACTTCAACCGCCACTTCCTCGGTTTCGTCACGACACGTGAGATGCGGCGCATCCCGCCGCCGGAGCGACCCGACACCCGGGTCCGTGACCTCGCACGTCCCCTCGACAGCCTGCTGCAGGTGACTTCGCGCCGTCCTCTGGTGACCGTGATCTCGGAACTGCGAGAGCGCGACGAGCGCCACGCCCTCGTGGTCGACGCCGGGACCATCTCCGGCCTGCTCACCTGGTCCGACATCGACGCCGCCCTGCGCGGCGAGACCGCGAGAGTGCGGCCCTGA